In the Theobroma cacao cultivar B97-61/B2 chromosome 1, Criollo_cocoa_genome_V2, whole genome shotgun sequence genome, one interval contains:
- the LOC18614653 gene encoding putative disease resistance RPP13-like protein 1, whose translation MEALAAIGEAFFTSMFEALLDKFNASDLIYFAQKEKLYVDLKKLEKKLLIINAVLTDAGEKQVTDRTVKIWLTELRDSAYDVEDVLDEFAYEALRRRLTAQPRTSIRTVRCWHNPPSLSCFKWGAGTFRVKMRSKIKGIDARLQEIATQKSDLELRENVEGRAYKARDQRLPTTCLVNEVNVYGREKDTEAIVERLLVETTSDAEVPVIPIVGMGGIGKTTLAQLVYNDDKVAGFFDSKAWIYVSEDFDVIKVMKAVSQSVNGGVPDTNDLNLLHIKLKEELSEKKILLVLDDVWHDNYVDWTSLIRPLEFAKSGSKIIITTRNQNVAKMTGTLPAYQLKELAYDDCLSVLARHALGRENFDGHTHLKDIGEEIVKKCKGLTLAVKTLAGLLRNKVTYEEWEAVSKSKMWDLTEEKGGIFSALRLSYHHLPSHLKPCFAYCSLFPKDHEFDRDELVLLWIAAGFVQQKGDKQPEDIGREYFSDLLSRSFFQQSNNNKSLFLMHDLIIDLAQSVAGDLCFNMEHEVQIDDGQHSFEKARHVSFIRHQYDVSQRFEIFSKRKDVRSFLALPLLHQREYCYLSSKVSHQLLPKLKRLRVLSLSGYFIGDLLNSIGYLKHLRYLNLSRSAIRLLPESVGYLHHLQILILNHCRELTALPVGTSRLIKLHRLDISDTPKLQEMPSGLGNLNSLRVLPKFIIGKAGGLTLRDLKNLSLQGQLSIQRLQNVVDIQDARVANLKHKLDLKELALEWSNDLNLSRNGPNQLQILESLCPPKDLQRLSISNYGAGEFPYWVGNPSFAKIEHLDLSDCINCTSLPSLGRLPLLRKLNIKGMHAVTSLDPEFYGEGFPFVKAFPSLEFLRFENMKEWKKWISSVGNVELFPLLRELILHNCPKLTGNLPRNLCSLVKLDVQMCPVLTNSPLSFPCLGELNVADSSDAILKSMVNHSSITKLKLERISGLACLTEELTKALVKLEVLEIEGCNELTCFWWNGSESENLPRLKSLVLKNCPELVSLVGEKQGLCRFSSLKDLRIEGCQKFVCFPEMGLPYTLKCLTIHDCEALESLPDTFRMKDCNNPFCLLEELQIVGCPSLKSVPNGKLPLTLKRLSIVNCNNLQFLPDDNWNSASLLEYLCIKDCLALESFLESGLSIPNLKILHISNCSNLRSLPKQMQNVTSLRKLSLSDCMALESIPPGSLPPNITSLKLRNCINLKKPMSVWGLDKLNCLTKIKIAGTCPAADMVSFPDKEGVMLPSTLTDLRMESLQNLESLSRALESLTALEQLHIKDCRKLRYLPKTGLPASLGRLCISGCLVLQDKCKKDRGEYWPMISNIPCLEID comes from the coding sequence ATGGAAGCATTAGCTGCAATCGGAGAAGCTTTTTTCACTTCCATGTTTGAGGCGCTGCTTGACAAGTTTAACGCTTCTGACCTGATATATTTTGCCCAGAAGGAGAAACTTTATGTTGACCTCAAAAAGTTGGAGAAAAAGCTGCTGATTATCAATGCAGTTCTCACTGATGCAGGAGAGAAGCAAGTGACAGATAGGACAGTTAAAATCTGGTTGACCGAGCTAAGAGACTCGGCTTACGACGTTGAGGACGTGTTAGACGAGTTTGCTTACGAAGCTTTGCGACGCAGGTTGACAGCACAACCTCGTACCAGCATTAGAACGGTAAGATGCTGGCACAACCCTCCTAgtttaagttgttttaaatGGGGTGCTGGCACGTTTAGGGTCAAGATGAGGTCAAAGATAAAGGGTATCGATGCTAGACTGCAGGAGATTGCGACACAAAAGAGCGACCTCGAATTAAGAGAGAATGTTGAGGGAAGGGCCTACAAGGCAAGGGATCAAAGATTGCCCACAACGTGTTTAGTCAATGAAGTCAATGTTTACGGTAGGGAGAAAGATACGGAAGCCATAGTTGAGCGGCTGCTGGTGGAGACAACAAGTGATGCTGAAGTGCCAGTGATTCCCATTGTTGGAATGGGAGGAATTGGCAAGACGACTCTTGCTCAGCTGGTTTACAATGATGATAAAGTAGCAGGGTTTTTCGACTCAAAAGCATGGATCTACGTTTCAGAAGATTTCGACGTCATAAAGGTCATGAAAGCCGTTTCACAGTCTGTTAATGGTGGAGTTCCTGATACCAACGACCTGAACTTGCTTCATATCAAGCTGAAAGAGGAGCTATCtgagaagaaaattttacttgtcttggatgatgtttggcatgaTAACTACGTTGATTGGACTAGCCTTATCCGCCCTTTGGAATTTGCCAAGTCGGGaagcaaaatcatcatcacGACTCGCAATCAAAACGTTGCTAAAATGACAGGTACCCTGCCTGCTTATCAGTTAAAAGAGTTGGCATATGATGATTGTTTGTCTGTTTTAGCCCGCCATGCTCTGGGAAGAGAAAACTTTGACGGGCATACACATCTGAAAGATATTGGCGAAGAAATAGTGAAGAAATGCAAGGGATTGACTTTGGCAGTAAAAACCTTGGCAGGCCTCCTGCGCAACAAGGTGACCTACGAAGAGTGGGAAGCTGTATCCAAGAGCAAGATGTGGGATTTAACAGAAGAGAAAGGAGGCATTTTTTCTGCTTTAAGATTGAGTTACCATCACCTCCCTTCTCATTTGAAGCCATGTTTTGCTTATTGCTCTCTGTTTCCAAAGGACCACGAATTCGATAGAGATGAATTGGTTCTTTTATGGATAGCAGCGGGTTTTGTGCAACAAAAAGGGGATAAGCAACCGGAAGACATAGGCCGCGAGTACTTTTCTGATCTGCTATCAAGGTCCTTTTTTCAACAGTCAAATAATAACAAATCGCTGTTCCTAATGCATGACCTCATTATTGATCTTGCCCAATCTGTTGCCGGGGACTTGTGTTTTAACATGGAGCATGAAGTGCAGATTGATGATGGCCAACATTCTTTTGAAAAGGCTCGCCATGTCTCATTCATTCGTCATCAATACGATGTCTCACAGAGGTTTGAAATCTTTAGCAAAAGAAAGGATGTAAGGTCATTCCTAGCATTGCCTTTATTACATCAGAGAGAATATTGCTATCTAAGTAGTAAGGTATCACACCAATTGCTGCCAAAACTAAAACGCTTAAGAGTGTTATCCTTGAGTGGCTATTTCATTGGAGACCTATTGAATTCGATCGGTTATCTGAAGCATCTGCGGTACCTTAATTTGTCTAGAAGTGCAATAAGATTGCTCCCTGAGTCAGTTGGTTATCTTCACCACTtacaaatattaatactaaacCACTGCAGAGAACTTACTGCTTTGCCTGTTGGAACCAGTAGATTGATTAAATTGCATCGTCTTGACATCAGTGATACTCCCAAGCTACAAGAGATGCCATCAGGACTAGGGAATTTGAATAGTCTCCGGGTACTGCCCAAATTTATCATCGGGAAAGCTGGTGGGCTGACATTAAGAGACTTAAAGAATTTGTCTCTTCAAGGTCAGCTTTCCATTCAAAGGCTGCAGAACGTGGTGGATATTCAAGATGCAAGGGTTGCCAATCTAAAGCACAAGCTTGATTTGAAGGAGTTAGCCCTGGAATGGAGCAATGATTTAAATCTCTCTAGAAACGGACCCAACCAATTGCAGATCCTTGAGTCACTGTGCCCTCCAAAAGATCTGCAGCGGCTTTCTATTTCAAATTATGGAGCTGGAGAGTTCCCTTATTGGGTTGGGAATCCTTCTTTTGCTAAAATAGAGCATCTAGACCTCTCTGATTGTATAAATTGCACATCATTGCCATCACTCGGGCGACTACCATTGCTCAGAAAGTTGAATATAAAGGGCATGCATGCGGTGACAAGTTTGGACCCTGAATTTTACGGGGAGGGTTTTCCTTTTGTTAAGGCTTTTCCATCTTTGGAGTTCTTGAGGTTCGAGAACATGAAAGAATGGAAGAAATGGATTTCATCTGTTGGTAATGTTGAACTTTTCCCTCTTCTTCGTGAGCTTATACTGCACAACTGTCCTAAGTTGACTGGAAACTTACCTAGAAACCTTTGTTCTCTGGTAAAACTAGATGTTCAAATGTGCCCAGTGTTAACAAATTCACCTTTAAGCTTCCCATGCTTAGGTGAATTGAATGTTGCAGACAGCAGTGACGCAATCCTTAAAAGTATGGTTAATCACAGCTCCATCACCAAATTGAAATTGGAGAGAATTTCCGGCCTTGCCTGCTTAACTGAAGAGCTTACAAAGGCCTTGGTGAAACTTGAAGTTCTAGAGATTGAAGGTTGCAATGAACTTACCTGTTTCTGGTGGAATGGATCAGAATCAGAAAACCTGCCTCGGCTAAAGAGTTTAGTACTAAAGAATTGTCCCGAGCTTGTATCCTTGGTCGGAGAGAAGCAAGGGCTATGCCGCTTCTCATCTCTTAAAGATCTCAGGATTGAAGGCTGCCAAAAATTTGTTTGCTTTCCAGAGATGGGGCTGCCCTATACACTAAAGTGCCTTACAATCCATGACTGTGAGGCTCTGGAGTCATTGCCTGATACGTTTAGGATGAAAGACTGCAACAACCCCTTTTGCCTTCTTGAAGAGTTGCAGATTGTAGGATGCCCTTCTCTGAAATCCGTCCCAAATGGCAAGTTGCCCTTGACACTCAAGAGGTTGAGTATAGTAAACTGTAACAATCTACAGTTTCTTCCTGATGACAATTGGAATAGCGCATCTCTTCTTGAATATTTGTGTATAAAAGATTGTCTTGCTTTGGAATCCTTCCTGGAAAGTGGGTTGTCAATCCCCAATCTTAAAATTCTCCACATATCCAACTGTTCGAATCTCAGGTCCCTGCCAAAGCAGATGCAGAACGTCACATCCCTTCGCAAACTGAGTTTATCTGACTGCATGGCTCTCGAATCCATTCCACCTGGTAGTTTGCCACCCAACATAACTTCACTCAAGCTCCGTAACTGTATAAACCTGAAGAAGCCGATGTCAGTGTGGGGCCTGGACAAACTCAACTGTCTTACGAAAATCAAAATTGCTGGTACATGCCCTGCTGCAGACATGGTTTCCTTTCCAGATAAAGAGGGCGTAATGCTTCCTTCAACTCTGACCGATCTTCGCATGGAAAGCCTCCAGAATTTGGAATCGCTGTCGAGGGCACTCGAAAGCCTCACAGCTCTCGAACAGTTACACATTAAAGACTGCCGCAAGCTTCGATACCTACCAAAGACAGGCCTGCCAGCCTCACTTGGACGATTATGCATCTCTGGCTGTCTTGTTTTACAAGACAAGTGCAAGAAAGACAGAGGCGAATACTGGCCCATGATATCCAACATCCCTTGCCTTGAAATAGACTGA